Proteins co-encoded in one Papaver somniferum cultivar HN1 chromosome 5, ASM357369v1, whole genome shotgun sequence genomic window:
- the LOC113280689 gene encoding F-box protein At3g07870-like: MFGEAPFWKIKSVIIGSSNGLICLSIPLDGYYGDFNDPLYICNPVTREYVFLPICSDENCLKGRNVFGFGYNDKTNEYKVVRIYYESEEHTESGKVQVCTLGACTGWRNKGEIAYSLQTNNSYSPGMNADGEVYWLHQEISEEHCPPGIMMESNEGRIVAFNLADEVFRLLPTPPYYITLDNGQQFVAFLYHQIQVLGGCLCYVHKESHDTINIWSFKKNDDTSSCGLNDKEEDSSNWRLARTVHLQRDHLAQFFDLTESGEILYWDDKKTALSYDPRTASIKELLNDGGPLLSYSHMSLDLINYAWLSAIILKLTRKAVPDVSSCSLQKVEICSQHCLSKRLLCPNLVEEGAKRVDCYPKF, translated from the exons ATGTTTGGTGAAGCTCCGTTCTGGAAGATAAAGTCTGTcataattggttcatctaatgGTTTGATCTGTTTATCTATACCTTTAGATGGTTATTATGGGGATTTTAATGATCCACTCTATATCTGTAATCCTGTTACTAGAGAATATGTATTTTTACCAATCTGTAGTGATGAAAATTGTTTGAAAGGTAGAAATGTGTTTGGATTTGGTTACAACGACAAGACGAACGAGTATAAGGTTGTTCGAATCTATTATGAATCAGAAGAACATACAGAATCAGGAAAAGTTCAGGTGTGCACTCTTGGGGCCTGTACTGGGTGGCGAAACAAAGGGGAGATTGCTTATTCTTTGCAAACAAATAATTCTTATTCGCCGGGGATGAATGCAGATGGAGAGGTTTATTGGTTGCACCAAGAGATATCGGAGGAACATTGTCCCCCTGGTATAATGATGGAATCAAACGAAGGTAGAATTGTGGCCTTCAATTTGGCAGATGAGGTATTTCGGTTGCTTCCTACTCCGCCTTATTACATTACCCTGGATAATGGCCAGCAATTTGTGGCTTTTCTTTATCATCAAATCCAGGTTTTAGGAGGCTGCTTGTGTTATGTTCATAAAGAAAGTCATGACACTATTAATATATGGTCATTCAAGAAGAATGACGATACTAGTAGTTGTGGTTTAAATGACAAGGAAGAGGACTCGTCCAATTGGAGATTGGCACGCACTGTGCATTTGCAACGTGACCATCTTGCACAATTCTTTGACCTCACAGAGAGCGGAGAGATTTTATATTGGGATGATAAGAAAACTGCTTTGAGTTATGACCCCAGAACCGCAAGTATAAAAGAGCTTCTAAATGACG GTGGTCCATtattgagttattctcatatgaGCTTAGATTTGATTAACTATGCAT GGCTAAGTGCAATCATCTTGAAACTCACACGTAAGGCAGTTCCAGATGTATCAAGTTGCTCATTGCAA AAAGTAGAAATATGCAGCCAGCATTGCCTTTCCAAGAGGTTACTCTGCCCAAACCTTGTCGAAGAAGGCGCAAAAAGAGTCGATTGCTACCCTAAGTTTTAA